In Zingiber officinale cultivar Zhangliang chromosome 1A, Zo_v1.1, whole genome shotgun sequence, a genomic segment contains:
- the LOC121998494 gene encoding U-box domain-containing protein 4-like → MLVEQLSAGSQEVKAVAARELRLMAKTGKENRSFIAEGGAIPALYRLFWSTNPVAQENGLTAILNISIHDENKRKIMEENVYVLRYGLTTEARENAAATLFSLSAVHDFKKMIVDEHGAVAALADLLMQGSPWGKKDAVMALFILSTHPESWSQMLNMGAVSALAGALRDEIVAEEVAGALTLLMRHYILAQTIASEDTAITNLVGLMKRGTPKAKENAIAALQEMCRRGGLNVIQNVAKMPMFSGLIQTILL, encoded by the exons ATGCTAGTAGAACAATTATCAGCTGGTTCGCAGGAAGTGAAGGCTGTCGCAGCCCGTGAACTTCGATTAATGGCAAAAACCGGGAAGGAGAATAGGTCTTTCATTGCAGAGGGTGGAGCAATCCCAGCTCTCTACCGGCTTTTCTGGTCTACAAATCCAGTTGCTCAAGAGAATGGCCTGACTGCAATATTGAACATATctattcatgatgaaaacaagagaaAGATTATGGAGGAGAATG tatATGTTCTGAGATATGGGTTAACTACTGAGGCAAGGGAGAATGCAGCTGCTACATTGTTCAGCCTCTCTGCTGTCCATGACTTCAAGAAGATGATTGTGGATGAGCATGGTGCTGTTGCAGCACTAGCTGATTTGCTGATGCAGGGAAGCCCATGGGGAAAGAAAGATGCAGTGATGGCCTTGTTTATTCTTTCGACCCATCCTGAGAGCTGGTCCCAAATGTTGAATATGGGAGCAGTTTCAGCCCTGGCGGGAGCTTTGAGAGATGAAATTGTTGCTGAGGAGGTTGCTGGAGCTCTGACATTGCTTATGAGGCATTACATTCTAGCGCAGACAATTGCAAGTGAGGATACTGCAATCACAAATCTGGTAGGGTTAATGAAAAGGGGCACCCCTAAGGCAAAGGAGAATGCAATTGCAGCTTTGCAAGAAATGTGCAGACGTGGAGGATTAAATGTGATACAGAATGTAGCTAAGATGCCAATGTTTAGTGGTTTAATTCAGACCATCTTGCTCTGA